From a single Litorilinea aerophila genomic region:
- a CDS encoding ArnT family glycosyltransferase, whose amino-acid sequence MIRFWQSLTAESTALAGARPAQPQIWSRLRAALGQRQLLAVLLVALAIWLPRGFQLDQYVTVDESKWLVRSANFYEALVNGHYQHTFQHGHPGVTIMWAGTAGFLWKFPAYARLAPGQFAWTDDAFTDFLNQHGLTALEMLAAGRTFIVLANALVLALAFWYAWRLLGLLPATLGFALIAFSPFHSALSRLMHPDSLLSTFLLFTALAYLHYLHRGRRPLDLLIAGLGAALTILTKTPGIFLFPLLGLYGLVDHVVQVVGTPGWRWRDLVWGRTLVRFVAPLAVWVLIFALFYFLMWPALWVAPVDTLREVLDISGDYALQGHSSPIFFDGRIINGDPGSLFYPVTYLWRSTPPVLLGLLLGLVVLAAGWGPGRERGARQTGWGMLAIALFFTIFMDLGAKKFDRYLLPVYMPLDIVAGLGWGAATLWLARLPRPNLARWAPALLAGGVVLGQAGLSLPTYPYYITYYNPLMGGPAKAPEVMLIGWGEGLDEAARYLNETVDPNTTTVSSWYPRGPFSYFYKGVTDSNRAFWEADYDVIYHHQWQRELPSRRMMAYFNTLTPVKTISLNGIEYVRIYDMRQAPAADYTVEWGNAIRLVYYDTFSGAMYPGMRFDMTMYLVKVAPLDKNLNILVRLVNADGHELMRVDGWPEGMATAKWPIGEVLRSNDYKVDIPPDTPPGLYRIEVSFYDPATLEHLPVTSVNTGELLPEPYVLDYLIVGDLPETPRHPLEPPADLGGQIRLFGADLLDENGQARANKQATYGPGEAIRLRLFWRALDFMYTDYTAFVHLVGPDGTLIGQQDKQPLDGFIPTSYWPPRQIIADDYTVPIPADAPAGTYTLRVGLYDLATMARLPVTRDGEPAGDAVTVAEIPIGVR is encoded by the coding sequence ATGATTCGATTCTGGCAGAGTCTTACCGCAGAGTCCACGGCCCTGGCCGGTGCACGGCCAGCCCAACCCCAGATCTGGAGCCGCCTCCGGGCGGCGTTGGGCCAGCGACAACTGCTGGCCGTCCTCCTGGTCGCCCTGGCCATCTGGCTGCCCCGGGGCTTTCAGCTGGACCAATACGTCACGGTGGACGAGAGCAAGTGGCTGGTTCGCTCGGCCAACTTCTACGAAGCCCTGGTCAACGGCCACTACCAGCACACCTTTCAGCATGGCCACCCCGGCGTGACCATCATGTGGGCGGGAACGGCCGGCTTTCTCTGGAAATTTCCGGCCTACGCCCGTCTGGCGCCGGGGCAATTCGCCTGGACTGACGACGCGTTTACCGACTTTTTGAACCAGCATGGGCTGACAGCCCTGGAGATGCTGGCCGCCGGCCGCACCTTCATCGTGCTGGCCAATGCCCTGGTGCTGGCCCTGGCCTTTTGGTATGCGTGGCGGCTGCTGGGCCTGTTGCCGGCCACCTTGGGCTTTGCCCTCATCGCCTTTTCGCCCTTCCATTCCGCCCTTTCCCGGCTCATGCACCCGGACAGTCTGCTGAGCACCTTTTTGCTCTTCACCGCGCTGGCCTACCTCCACTACCTCCACCGGGGACGCCGGCCGCTGGACCTGCTGATCGCCGGCCTGGGTGCAGCGCTGACCATCCTGACCAAGACACCGGGGATCTTTCTCTTTCCCCTCCTGGGCCTCTATGGCCTGGTGGACCATGTGGTTCAGGTAGTGGGTACGCCAGGCTGGCGCTGGCGGGACCTGGTGTGGGGACGGACGCTGGTGCGTTTTGTGGCCCCCCTGGCCGTCTGGGTACTCATCTTTGCCCTGTTCTACTTCCTCATGTGGCCGGCCCTCTGGGTCGCACCGGTGGACACCCTGCGGGAGGTGCTGGACATCTCCGGCGACTACGCGCTCCAGGGCCACTCCAGCCCCATCTTCTTCGACGGCCGCATTATCAACGGCGATCCGGGCTCCCTCTTCTACCCGGTCACCTACCTGTGGCGCAGCACCCCCCCGGTCCTGTTGGGCCTGCTGTTGGGCCTGGTGGTCCTGGCGGCCGGCTGGGGCCCGGGACGGGAGCGGGGCGCGCGCCAGACCGGCTGGGGCATGTTGGCTATTGCTCTGTTCTTCACCATCTTCATGGACCTGGGCGCCAAGAAGTTCGACCGCTATCTGTTGCCCGTCTACATGCCCCTGGACATCGTGGCGGGCCTGGGCTGGGGCGCGGCGACCCTCTGGCTGGCCCGCCTTCCCCGCCCGAACCTGGCCCGCTGGGCACCTGCCCTGCTGGCTGGCGGCGTGGTGCTGGGCCAGGCCGGCCTCTCCCTGCCCACCTATCCCTACTACATCACTTACTACAACCCGCTGATGGGCGGTCCGGCCAAAGCGCCGGAAGTCATGCTCATCGGCTGGGGAGAGGGGTTGGACGAAGCGGCCCGCTACCTCAACGAGACGGTGGATCCCAACACCACCACCGTCTCCTCGTGGTACCCGCGCGGGCCCTTCAGCTACTTCTACAAGGGCGTCACCGACTCCAACCGGGCCTTTTGGGAGGCGGACTACGACGTCATCTACCATCACCAGTGGCAGCGTGAGTTGCCCTCCCGGCGCATGATGGCCTATTTCAACACCCTGACGCCCGTCAAGACCATTTCCCTCAACGGCATCGAATATGTGCGCATTTACGACATGCGCCAGGCGCCGGCCGCGGATTACACCGTGGAATGGGGCAACGCCATCCGCCTGGTCTACTACGACACCTTCTCCGGGGCCATGTACCCGGGCATGCGCTTCGACATGACCATGTACCTGGTCAAGGTGGCGCCCCTGGACAAGAACCTGAACATCCTGGTGCGGCTGGTCAACGCCGACGGCCACGAGCTGATGCGGGTGGACGGCTGGCCCGAGGGGATGGCCACGGCCAAATGGCCCATCGGGGAGGTGCTGCGCAGCAACGACTACAAGGTGGACATCCCACCGGACACACCACCCGGGCTCTATCGCATCGAGGTGAGCTTCTACGACCCGGCCACCCTGGAGCACCTGCCGGTCACCTCGGTCAACACGGGCGAGCTGCTGCCGGAGCCCTACGTGCTGGACTACCTGATCGTGGGCGACCTCCCGGAGACGCCTCGCCACCCCCTGGAGCCACCGGCCGATCTGGGCGGACAGATTCGGCTCTTCGGAGCGGATCTTCTGGACGAGAACGGCCAGGCGCGGGCGAACAAGCAGGCCACCTACGGGCCGGGCGAAGCGATCCGGCTGCGCCTCTTCTGGCGTGCCCTGGACTTCATGTACACCGACTACACCGCGTTCGTCCACCTGGTCGGCCCGGACGGCACCCTGATCGGCCAGCAGGATAAGCAACCCCTGGATGGCTTCATTCCCACTTCCTACTGGCCGCCCCGGCAGATCATCGCGGACGACTACACCGTGCCCATCCCGGCCGACGCGCCAGCCGGCACCTACACCCTCCGGGTCGGCCTGTACGACCTGGCGACCATGGCGCGCCTGCCCGTCACCCGAGATGGCGAGCCAGCCGGCGACGCGGTCACCGTGGCCGAAATCCCCATCGGCGTTCGCTGA
- a CDS encoding ArnT family glycosyltransferase has translation MSTRQKALASLLLFLCLWLPRSLQLDHFVAVDERSWLTRAGNFYLALSRGDWAGTYQRYHPGVTTMWLGMAGYLWRYPDYAAEAPEQIESMSEGVEDFLRAHGRDPMALLAAGRLAVVTVIALALVVAFWLAVDLVGLATAAVGFLLIALEPFFLGLSRMLHVDGLSSTFMFLSLLAFLRYQQRGRRGDLILSGVVAGLAWLTKSPAFFLIPFVGLLALTQAARERFRLPVLRKLAMELGIWGGLGVGVFFLLWPAMWVQPLAAIRDILSAAGESAAEGHSKAIYFNGRVIDGDPGPLFYPLTYLWRTTPVVMIGLILALWTAVRREPAGRSPFAVPGRRRTAGLLALYVLAFTAFMTLGSKKFPRYLIPAYLPLDLLAALGWVGLAAWLQERLPTIRRRWIAAGLPALAVALQAALALPHFPYYFTYYNPLLGGSAKAPEVMMIGLGEGLDQAARYLMEKPQAERLTVASWYRGGSFSYIFPYRSVDIEEFYRADYAVLYAHQWQRQVPDRRLLDYFAGLPPERVITLHGTEYVRIYNLHTVPPPTYFTDWGHAIRLVDHEILEGPVQPGQDFVVRLRLYTLAPLAENLSVVVRLVDQAGNEVARSEGWPYGSPTSTWQSGEVYVDGHKFRLPDEAPPGYYRIEVAFYEPDSQELLTPTVAGTDTPRPTFLPIDYLSVGKLPYSPTLMLRPPADLGETIRLVGADVEGPETPAPGTSLKVVLFWKQRSYNQVDYTVFIHLIGPDGQTVAQFDSQPLGGFVPTSLWHDGEIIIDPHVIQIPADAPSGPYHLRLGLYELATLQRLPVRMGDEPRGDSVDLVTFMVQ, from the coding sequence ATGTCAACCCGTCAAAAAGCCCTTGCCTCCCTGCTGCTCTTCCTCTGCCTCTGGCTGCCCCGAAGCCTTCAATTGGATCACTTCGTCGCGGTGGACGAGCGTTCCTGGCTGACCCGGGCCGGCAACTTCTACCTGGCCTTGAGTCGGGGCGATTGGGCCGGCACCTACCAGCGCTACCACCCCGGCGTCACCACCATGTGGCTGGGAATGGCCGGCTACCTCTGGCGCTATCCAGACTACGCGGCGGAGGCGCCCGAACAGATCGAGAGCATGAGCGAAGGGGTGGAGGACTTCCTGCGTGCCCACGGCCGGGACCCCATGGCGCTGCTGGCGGCAGGCCGCCTGGCCGTGGTGACCGTCATTGCCCTGGCGCTGGTGGTAGCCTTCTGGCTGGCCGTGGATCTGGTGGGCCTGGCGACCGCGGCGGTGGGCTTTCTGCTCATCGCCCTGGAACCCTTCTTCCTGGGCCTCTCCCGCATGCTCCACGTGGACGGGCTGAGCAGCACCTTTATGTTCCTTTCCCTGCTGGCTTTTCTCCGCTATCAACAGCGGGGGAGACGGGGCGACCTGATCCTCTCCGGCGTGGTGGCCGGCCTGGCCTGGCTGACCAAATCGCCGGCATTTTTCCTGATCCCGTTTGTGGGCCTGTTGGCCCTGACCCAGGCTGCCCGGGAGCGATTTCGCCTCCCTGTGCTCCGGAAACTGGCCATGGAGCTGGGCATCTGGGGGGGACTGGGCGTGGGCGTCTTCTTTCTCCTGTGGCCGGCCATGTGGGTTCAGCCCCTGGCCGCCATCCGAGACATCTTGAGCGCCGCCGGGGAGTCGGCCGCCGAGGGGCATAGCAAAGCCATCTACTTCAACGGTCGCGTCATCGACGGCGATCCGGGGCCCCTCTTCTATCCCCTGACCTACCTGTGGCGGACCACACCGGTCGTCATGATAGGCCTGATCCTGGCCCTATGGACGGCTGTGCGTCGCGAGCCTGCTGGGCGCAGTCCTTTCGCTGTTCCTGGGCGCCGGCGCACGGCGGGGCTGCTGGCCCTCTACGTGCTGGCCTTCACCGCCTTCATGACCCTGGGCTCCAAAAAATTCCCCCGCTACCTGATCCCGGCCTACCTGCCCCTGGACCTGCTGGCGGCCCTGGGATGGGTGGGGCTGGCTGCCTGGCTTCAGGAGCGGCTGCCCACGATCCGTCGCCGATGGATCGCCGCAGGCCTGCCGGCGCTGGCCGTGGCCCTGCAGGCAGCCCTGGCCCTGCCCCACTTCCCCTACTATTTCACCTACTACAACCCGCTGTTGGGCGGCAGCGCCAAAGCGCCGGAAGTGATGATGATCGGGCTGGGGGAAGGATTGGACCAGGCGGCCCGCTACCTGATGGAGAAGCCCCAGGCCGAACGGCTCACGGTGGCCTCGTGGTACCGGGGCGGCTCCTTCTCCTACATCTTCCCGTACCGCAGCGTGGATATCGAAGAGTTCTACCGGGCTGACTATGCGGTACTCTACGCCCACCAGTGGCAGCGCCAGGTGCCGGACAGACGCCTGCTGGACTACTTCGCCGGCCTGCCGCCGGAACGGGTCATCACCCTGCACGGCACCGAGTATGTGCGCATCTACAACCTGCACACCGTGCCGCCGCCGACCTACTTCACCGACTGGGGCCATGCCATCCGCCTGGTGGACCATGAAATTCTGGAAGGGCCGGTTCAACCGGGCCAGGACTTTGTGGTCCGCCTGCGTCTCTACACCCTGGCCCCCCTGGCCGAGAATCTAAGCGTGGTGGTGCGCCTGGTGGATCAGGCCGGCAACGAGGTGGCCCGCAGCGAAGGCTGGCCCTACGGTTCGCCCACCTCCACCTGGCAGTCGGGCGAGGTCTACGTGGATGGGCACAAATTCCGCCTGCCGGATGAGGCCCCCCCCGGCTACTACCGGATCGAGGTGGCCTTCTACGAGCCGGACAGCCAGGAGCTGTTGACGCCCACGGTGGCGGGCACGGACACACCCCGCCCCACTTTTCTGCCCATCGACTACCTGTCCGTGGGGAAACTTCCCTACAGCCCCACCCTCATGCTGCGTCCGCCCGCCGATTTGGGCGAGACCATCCGCCTGGTGGGCGCCGACGTGGAAGGGCCGGAGACGCCCGCGCCAGGAACCAGCCTGAAGGTGGTCCTCTTCTGGAAGCAACGTTCCTACAACCAGGTAGACTACACCGTGTTCATCCATTTGATTGGGCCCGACGGCCAGACGGTGGCCCAGTTCGACAGCCAGCCCCTGGGGGGCTTTGTCCCCACCAGCCTGTGGCACGACGGTGAAATCATCATCGATCCCCACGTCATCCAGATCCCGGCCGACGCCCCCTCCGGCCCGTACCACCTGCGCCTGGGCCTGTACGAACTGGCGACGCTCCAGCGGCTGCCCGTCCGCATGGGGGACGAGCCTCGCGGCGATTCGGTAGACCTGGTGACCTTCATGGTGCAGTAA
- a CDS encoding glycosyltransferase family 39 protein, whose protein sequence is MMRQILTQRFYLVPLLALAVLAHVGLMLDLPLIWRAGAALIITGLTPGMLLVEWLLGDDAERQPELWERVLYGVGAGYALMVVVLLLLSYWPGPLHRWQTLVAFDLLNASLAFLIWRQGRTLPQSAPGVPGVTQTRDVDRRWLVAGLLSLALVAGFFRFPNLSYSEFQGDEARAVLIAAQNIQGYTEALLTHKKGPAEILVPTAIYSLTDRLNEASARLPFAIANFAALFAIFLLGWRLFGPVGGWTAAILLALDGYLIGFSRIVQYQSLVFFMVVLTVLVLHRLVRHPAGLGRYLTLAALFLATGLLAHYEAALAALPGLYLLYTLWRQGQPLPRLVRSLGVPVLVGGTVLAIFYVPFVLNPSFRITYAYITVNRIGTSFPYNNLVDFFERSTLYSSTYYFVLMAGLATLGLAHLYRRNWPDWRGWLATALLVGGVTLTFWVPNWLTVAGQDHTWLFFAAVLAAAWFLPRFPMEERLVWLWFGAPMVLMLFFTLTPNTHVYGFVIPWGLVAGMVLARAWAWLRNRLTIPAARRVAVPTMALAIALFGNYEYWYFVHTGVEVLRTWRENRPWGYWFSYDMPTRMSIFGFPLRNGWKVVGSLYAEGVLDAPFDLNGKEPVADWYTRGQGRCPRDHVYYIFTQSVEPADKGYLTVIRQQVEEQGYQKYGVVMVNGEERLTIYKMADEPITPQVFQVDDFETRFDENLSGPHFELSGPVAEPAIQHPLDYRFGDAIRLQGYRLNSTQATPDGALSLTLYWQATQPVETKYSVFTQIIDMGDFHKVGQRDGEPGCNEFPTTFWRPGDTIADRYFIPVYADARPGTYTLLIGMYDGDTGERLPIFDGEGQPIGDALGLTEIQVLPAP, encoded by the coding sequence ATGATGCGACAGATACTGACACAGCGCTTCTATCTCGTGCCGCTCCTGGCTCTGGCAGTGCTGGCCCATGTGGGGCTGATGCTCGACCTGCCCCTCATCTGGCGAGCCGGGGCCGCGCTGATCATCACCGGGCTGACGCCGGGGATGCTCCTGGTGGAATGGCTGCTGGGGGACGACGCGGAACGCCAGCCAGAGCTGTGGGAGCGGGTTCTCTATGGGGTGGGCGCCGGCTACGCCCTGATGGTGGTGGTGCTCCTGCTCCTGAGCTATTGGCCCGGCCCCCTCCACCGCTGGCAGACCCTGGTTGCCTTCGACCTGTTGAACGCGAGCCTGGCCTTCCTCATCTGGCGCCAGGGGCGTACCCTCCCCCAAAGTGCCCCCGGCGTACCAGGCGTGACACAGACACGGGACGTGGATCGCCGCTGGCTGGTGGCGGGGCTGCTCTCCCTGGCCCTGGTGGCCGGCTTCTTCCGCTTCCCCAACCTCTCCTATTCCGAGTTCCAGGGGGATGAAGCCCGGGCAGTACTCATCGCCGCGCAGAACATCCAGGGCTATACCGAGGCGCTGCTCACCCACAAGAAGGGGCCGGCGGAAATCCTGGTGCCCACGGCCATCTACTCCCTGACGGACCGCCTCAACGAAGCCAGTGCCCGGCTGCCCTTTGCCATCGCCAACTTCGCCGCCCTGTTTGCCATCTTCCTGTTGGGGTGGCGGCTCTTCGGGCCCGTGGGAGGGTGGACCGCGGCCATCCTGCTGGCGCTGGACGGCTACCTGATCGGCTTTTCCCGCATCGTCCAGTACCAGAGCCTGGTCTTCTTCATGGTGGTGCTCACCGTCCTGGTGCTCCACCGGTTGGTGCGCCACCCGGCCGGGCTGGGCCGCTACCTCACCCTGGCCGCGCTCTTCCTGGCCACGGGGCTACTGGCCCACTACGAGGCGGCCCTGGCGGCGCTGCCCGGCCTCTACCTGCTCTACACCCTCTGGCGGCAGGGGCAGCCCCTGCCGCGGCTGGTCCGCTCCCTGGGGGTGCCGGTCCTGGTGGGCGGAACCGTGCTGGCCATCTTCTACGTGCCGTTTGTCCTGAACCCCAGCTTTCGCATCACCTACGCCTATATCACGGTCAACCGCATCGGCACCTCCTTTCCGTACAACAACCTGGTGGACTTCTTCGAACGGTCCACCCTCTACAGCTCCACCTACTACTTCGTGCTGATGGCCGGGCTGGCCACCCTGGGCCTGGCCCACCTGTACCGGCGCAACTGGCCGGACTGGCGGGGCTGGCTGGCCACAGCCCTGCTGGTGGGCGGGGTGACCCTGACCTTCTGGGTGCCCAACTGGCTGACCGTGGCCGGCCAGGATCATACCTGGCTCTTCTTTGCCGCCGTCCTGGCTGCGGCCTGGTTTCTACCCCGCTTCCCCATGGAAGAGCGACTGGTCTGGCTCTGGTTTGGCGCGCCCATGGTGTTGATGCTCTTCTTCACCCTCACGCCCAACACCCACGTCTACGGCTTTGTCATCCCCTGGGGGCTGGTGGCCGGCATGGTCCTGGCCCGGGCCTGGGCCTGGCTGCGCAACCGGCTGACCATCCCGGCCGCGCGGCGGGTGGCCGTCCCCACCATGGCCCTGGCCATCGCCCTCTTTGGCAACTACGAATACTGGTACTTCGTCCACACGGGCGTGGAGGTGCTGCGCACCTGGCGAGAAAACCGTCCCTGGGGCTACTGGTTTAGCTACGACATGCCCACCCGCATGTCCATCTTCGGGTTTCCCCTGCGCAACGGCTGGAAGGTAGTGGGGAGCCTCTACGCCGAGGGCGTGTTGGATGCGCCCTTTGACCTGAACGGCAAGGAGCCGGTGGCCGACTGGTACACCCGGGGCCAGGGCCGCTGCCCCCGGGACCATGTCTACTACATCTTCACCCAGTCGGTGGAACCGGCGGACAAGGGCTACCTCACCGTCATTCGCCAGCAGGTGGAGGAACAGGGCTATCAGAAGTATGGCGTGGTGATGGTGAACGGTGAAGAGCGCCTGACCATCTACAAAATGGCCGACGAGCCCATCACGCCCCAGGTCTTCCAGGTGGATGACTTCGAGACCCGCTTCGACGAAAATCTGAGCGGACCCCACTTCGAGTTGAGCGGCCCGGTGGCGGAGCCGGCCATCCAGCACCCGCTGGACTACCGCTTTGGCGATGCCATCCGCCTGCAGGGCTACCGGCTGAACAGCACCCAGGCGACCCCGGACGGTGCCCTGTCCCTGACCCTGTACTGGCAGGCCACCCAGCCAGTGGAGACCAAGTACAGTGTCTTCACCCAAATCATCGACATGGGCGACTTCCACAAGGTGGGCCAGCGGGACGGCGAACCCGGCTGCAACGAGTTTCCCACCACCTTCTGGCGGCCCGGCGACACCATCGCGGACCGCTACTTCATCCCCGTCTACGCGGACGCGCGTCCCGGCACCTACACCCTCCTCATCGGCATGTACGACGGTGACACCGGGGAACGGCTGCCCATCTTCGATGGGGAAGGCCAGCCCATCGGTGACGCGCTGGGTTTGACTGAGATCCAGGTTCTCCCTGCCCCATGA
- a CDS encoding phospholipid carrier-dependent glycosyltransferase gives MRPTALARHPGFWALILALLIWLPRGLVLDRFVTADEHAWLTRSGNFYQALVRHDWANTFQRHHPGVTVTWAGALGFLMRYPAYAQDAPGQFGWLTEEIEPFLREQGHDPVALLAAGRSVAVLLITAVLLVAFGVTVRLLGLGPALLGFGLIALDPFHVAHSRLLHLDGLVSSFMLLAVVAFIHHLLNGDLRSLLLSAVATSLAWLTRSPALFLAPLAGLFTALHLVQSGVNTTAEIPGAPWARSFRRKPLANFGRDLRIWPGPMALSSRVLRRWAWRLLLWGGVAAGLFVLLWPAMWVHPVESVRQILEAAETYAAEGHLKPTFFAGQVYGGDPGFFFYPITYLWRSTPPVLVGLLLAAVAFVRRGMPFGERPARATAVYLALYAGLFMLFMNVGAKKFDRYVLPSYLPLDLLAGGGWYALAAWLGRHWPRSRSCVAAMVGVVVLGLQAGFTLPTAPYYLSYYNPLLGGSRRAPEVMMIGWGEGADQAARYLNSLPNARELVVASGYTNGPFSYFFQGRTLPIYFWHQADYAVLYAQDFQRQLPSRAFITTFSRQTPVHVVRINGLDYAYIYDLHNMPLPDYVTDWADAIRLVTYQLPAGTISPGDTFRAIFYLVNRAPIPTNWNVLVRVVGADGVEVARSEGWPWGAPTSTWREGDVWPDGHDLTIPPGTPPGIYRVELGFYDPADQTLLPATGAQDGTPRGDLVALDYIQVGTVAPPRSARLATPVELGGEVRLIGAQWLDSRGAAFDPARTEVAAGEPLTLQLYWQAAARPSLPYTVFVHVVDGNGHMVAQDDHQPLQGFFPTDRWFPGVVVADTYRLQLPGAGAFTVFVGMYDGATGQRLPVQGPTGTGGDSVQLTVLSAKVLQQ, from the coding sequence ATGAGACCCACCGCCCTTGCCCGGCATCCCGGCTTCTGGGCCCTGATCCTGGCGCTGCTCATCTGGCTGCCCCGGGGACTGGTGCTGGATCGCTTCGTCACTGCAGACGAACATGCCTGGCTGACCCGGTCCGGCAATTTTTACCAGGCCCTGGTCCGCCATGACTGGGCCAACACCTTTCAGCGCCATCACCCGGGGGTGACCGTGACCTGGGCAGGGGCCCTGGGTTTCTTGATGCGCTATCCGGCCTACGCCCAGGATGCGCCGGGCCAGTTCGGCTGGCTCACCGAGGAGATCGAGCCCTTCCTGCGGGAGCAAGGCCACGACCCGGTGGCCTTACTGGCCGCCGGCCGAAGTGTGGCGGTGCTCCTTATCACGGCCGTGCTCCTGGTGGCCTTTGGGGTGACGGTACGCCTGCTGGGGCTGGGGCCGGCACTGCTGGGCTTTGGTCTCATCGCGCTGGATCCATTCCACGTGGCCCACTCCCGGCTCTTACACCTGGACGGGCTGGTGAGCAGCTTCATGCTGCTGGCGGTGGTGGCCTTTATCCACCACCTGCTGAACGGCGACCTGCGCTCCCTGCTCCTCTCAGCCGTGGCCACATCCCTGGCCTGGCTGACCCGTTCACCGGCCCTCTTCCTGGCGCCCCTGGCCGGTCTGTTCACTGCCCTGCACTTAGTCCAGTCTGGCGTCAATACCACGGCAGAAATTCCGGGGGCCCCCTGGGCGCGCTCCTTCCGGCGGAAACCATTGGCGAATTTCGGCCGGGATTTACGAATATGGCCCGGCCCCATGGCCCTTTCCAGCCGGGTGCTCAGGCGTTGGGCCTGGCGGCTGCTCCTCTGGGGTGGGGTGGCGGCGGGGCTATTCGTGTTGCTCTGGCCCGCCATGTGGGTCCACCCTGTGGAGAGTGTGCGCCAGATCCTGGAGGCGGCGGAGACCTACGCGGCAGAGGGACACCTCAAACCCACCTTTTTTGCCGGGCAGGTGTACGGCGGCGACCCGGGGTTCTTCTTCTACCCCATCACCTACCTGTGGCGGAGTACGCCGCCGGTGCTGGTGGGCCTGCTGCTGGCAGCGGTGGCGTTCGTCCGGCGAGGGATGCCCTTTGGCGAACGCCCCGCGCGCGCCACAGCCGTCTACCTGGCCCTGTACGCGGGGCTCTTCATGCTCTTCATGAATGTGGGCGCTAAAAAATTTGACCGCTACGTCCTGCCCAGCTACCTGCCCCTGGACCTGCTGGCCGGCGGGGGCTGGTATGCCCTGGCGGCATGGCTGGGCCGGCACTGGCCGAGGTCCAGGAGCTGCGTCGCCGCCATGGTCGGCGTGGTGGTCCTGGGGCTCCAGGCCGGGTTCACCCTGCCCACGGCGCCGTACTACCTGAGCTACTACAACCCGCTTTTGGGGGGCAGCCGGCGGGCCCCCGAGGTGATGATGATCGGCTGGGGCGAGGGCGCGGACCAGGCAGCCCGATACCTCAACAGCCTGCCCAATGCCCGGGAACTGGTGGTGGCTTCGGGCTACACCAACGGCCCCTTCTCCTATTTTTTCCAGGGGCGCACCCTGCCCATCTACTTCTGGCACCAGGCGGACTACGCGGTGCTCTACGCCCAGGACTTCCAACGCCAGCTACCGTCGCGCGCCTTCATCACTACCTTCAGCCGGCAGACACCCGTCCACGTGGTGCGCATCAACGGGCTGGACTACGCCTACATCTACGACCTGCACAACATGCCCCTGCCCGACTACGTCACCGATTGGGCGGATGCCATCCGGCTGGTGACCTATCAGTTACCGGCGGGAACAATTTCACCGGGGGATACCTTCCGTGCTATATTCTACCTCGTGAACCGCGCCCCCATCCCGACCAACTGGAACGTGTTGGTCCGGGTGGTAGGTGCGGATGGGGTGGAAGTGGCCCGCAGCGAAGGATGGCCCTGGGGTGCCCCCACCTCCACCTGGCGCGAGGGCGACGTGTGGCCCGATGGCCACGATCTGACCATTCCGCCCGGGACGCCGCCGGGCATCTACCGGGTGGAGTTGGGCTTCTATGACCCCGCCGACCAGACGCTGTTGCCCGCCACTGGGGCGCAGGATGGCACCCCCCGAGGGGACCTGGTGGCCCTGGACTACATCCAGGTGGGCACGGTAGCGCCGCCCCGGTCGGCCCGGCTGGCTACGCCGGTCGAGCTGGGTGGAGAAGTTCGCCTGATCGGAGCCCAGTGGCTGGATAGCCGCGGCGCTGCCTTCGACCCGGCCAGGACGGAGGTGGCGGCTGGCGAGCCACTGACCTTGCAGCTATACTGGCAGGCAGCCGCCCGTCCCAGCCTGCCGTACACGGTCTTTGTCCATGTGGTCGATGGCAACGGCCACATGGTCGCCCAGGATGACCACCAGCCCCTGCAGGGGTTCTTCCCCACCGACCGCTGGTTTCCGGGCGTAGTGGTTGCCGATACTTATCGATTGCAGTTGCCCGGGGCCGGTGCTTTCACCGTCTTCGTGGGGATGTACGATGGCGCCACAGGCCAGCGGCTGCCGGTGCAGGGGCCAACGGGTACAGGTGGCGATTCGGTTCAGCTGACCGTTTTGTCAGCAAAGGTACTTCAGCAATGA